Genomic segment of Dromiciops gliroides isolate mDroGli1 chromosome 3, mDroGli1.pri, whole genome shotgun sequence:
cgccaacatccaatatttttggattttgttgtatttgttctgataggtgtgaggcggtacctcagagttgttttcatttgcatttccaaatgagatattcttttttttttaattaaaaattttttttattttttaatttaataaagtattttattttttcccctgttacacgtaaagatagttctcaacttttgtttgtacaagctttccaatttcagatttctctccctccctcgcccctcccctagacagccggtaatctgatagaggttttatatatatatatacacacacaataacattaaacatatttctgcattagtcatgttataagagaaaaatcagagcaatgacgaaaaacctcaaaacagaaaaacatcagcaccaaaaacaaaagtagtatggttcattcagcatctatactccacagttgggttttggtttttttttcctggatttggagatcctcttctatcatgagttccctggaactcttctgtaccattgctttggtgagaagaatatagtccatcacagtagatcaacactcaatgttgatgatactgtgtacaatgttcttctggttctgctcatctcactcatcatcagcccacccaagaccctccagttttctctgaactcctcctgctcatcgtttcttacagcacaatagtattccactgtattcatataccacaacttgtccagccagttgatgggcaccccttcaacttccaattccttgccaccacataaagagcagctataaatatttttgtccatgtgggtcctttaAAGCCTATAGCACAGTGACTGAcgcatagtagatacttaatacatCCTTGTTACATTCTAAGTGAGAATGTGGAGAGATAATAAAGTATTTGTTGTTCAGATgtgtctgaccccatttgagtttgtttgttttggcttttttttggcaaagtactggaatggtttgccatttccttctctaggtcatattacagataaggaaactatggcaaactgggttaagtgacttgtccagagtgtctgaggccagatttgaactcaggaagagtcttcctgactccaggtgcagcactctatcccttgtaccatctagctgcccctaagaacaGAGGTCCCTACGTGGCACCATGGGGCACTTGGAGAAAggaaaggcttgggttcaaatacagcctcggaTAGTTTTTGgctctgtaaccctggacaaatcatgtaacctGTCACCCTCAGTATCCTAGTCTGCAAAAGggggataatagcatctgccttgcAGGGGTTGTTAGGaccaaatgaaattatttgtaaaGCTATAGAAATGGTGACTACAGACTTAAGAGAAGAGGGCtgagggggatggagggagagacagggagaggtcGTTATTCGCTCCTCCCAGTCTTACAGTCCAGGAGttatcctggactcctcattctctcacccCCATATTTAAGCCACAGCCAAGGCCTATAGACTTCAGCATCTCCCTGATACATCCCCAGGCCCGGTGGGTTGGCCTGCCTCGTGTTTCTCTCCACTCGTCCATCCTTCATATTGTCTGCCCCATCCTCCCAATCAGCCAAGACCCGTGAGGCTCCCTATGGGctccagggtcaaatacaaaattctattTTCCACTCAAAGCCCCTCCAAACCCAGCCCTCCCCTAGCTTGCCATCAGCAGACCTGGCTACTCCGTCTCTCAGGCCAgatcattttctctggctgcccccccccatacccCAAACACTCTCCCTTAATCTCTGCCCCAGGCACACCTGGTTTCCTTTGAGTCCCAGATAAATTCAGCTTTCTCCAGGAAGCCATTcccaatgccttttttttttttttgcggggcaatgagggtcaagtgacttgcccagggtcacagctactgtcaagtgtctaaggtcggatttgaactcaggtccttctgaatccagggccggtgctttatccactgagccacctagctgcccccctaccaaTGCCTCTTAATGCCAATGTCTTCCCTAAGCAGATGATTTACCCTGTCCGTGGCTGGTTTGCTTGTGTCGTCTCCCGTTAGACTGGGAGCACCTCAAGGGAAGGGAATGCCTTttatagctttttctttttttagttgatGAGTTGTgccttcctcagggtcacacagctagactcttgagatcagatttgtttggtttttttagtgaagcacttggggttaagtgacttgcccagggtcacacagctagtaagtgttaagtgtctgaggccagatttgaactcaggtactcctgactccagagccggtgctctatccactgcaccacctagctgccccgagatcagatttgaactcaggtcctcctccctCCAGGCATTCTTATGCACTGCACCAACCAGCTTAAATGCTTGATTGACCAGAGGAGATGGTGGGGAGAGTCCAATGCTGCAGGGCCATCCCCAAGGATGAGGGTAGAAGGAAAAAGGTCACTGGACCTGGTGATTTTGGAGAGCAGTGAATGAggccagaagccagattgcagaggccTAGGAAATGAGAGTAGGTGGCGGCAAAGAGAATGCACTGCTTTCTCATCAAGGTTGGGGGACATGGGGTGgtgcctctccctccccctcaccgAGCTCAGGGCCCGGGCTCCCGCCCCCTCTCCTGCTTTCCTCAAACTCTCCGGTTGCCCCATTTCAGTCTTCTTGGATCCCATGAAATACTGTTCACACCTCCCCTCACCCAGGGACCCTCCTAACCTGGCTCTCACAATGACATCCTTCCACTTCTTACTAGGAATCCTCTGCTCTGGATGAGACCTgcgatggggcagctaggtggcgctgtgggcctggagtctgggGCTTCCAGAGTGCGAAACTGGCCTGACACTGACTGGCTGAGAGCCTGGACaagtcaaatgagctggagacagtTCTCAGCTTCAGCGTGAGTCACCCCAATATCTCCTAGTCCTCTCAGGTGGCAAAGACCGCCAACCCCCAAAGTCGAAATCATGATGGACATCTTACAACATTGCTTTGATCGCGTTAGCGAGTGCTGCTGGGTTTGGAGCAGCCTACTCGTCTGTTTATTCCCTTTTCAAATCTGATGTGATCGTTAACATGAGGAACAATCCAAAACCATGGGATAATGGGAATCCTTCCCAGCCTCAAAAGCCTGTCACAATTGACCGAAAGTGGGAACCCGCGGAAGGGCTGCAGGCTGTCCAAAAGTTGACCAAATGAAGAGTCCTTCACTAGCACTCACAATATCCATCTAGCAGAAACAGCTCTGCACAAACTAGGCTCCTGAAACCAGTGTGCGGAAGGGTTTCTGCTATATTTGGGGGCAAGCTGCAcgctgaaaaaataaaaacttcctatttgcaaaaaaaaaaaaaaaaagccagagaaggaattggcaaaccactctggaaGCTTCTTCCTTTCCACCTTCAATAAAtagccagaggggcagctaggtggtgcaatggatagagccctggctctggattcaggagaacctgagttcaaatccagcttcagacccctgacactagctgtgtgaccctgggcaagtcacttaacccaaattgcctcaaaaaaaaaaaaatagctagccCTTGATGTAATCCACTCACCTCCACTTTCGTTCATTAATGCCCTCTAGTAGCCGGTTCCAAATTGCTCAGAAATTACTAATGAAAACTCAGCAAGGAGTACTGTAGTGCTTAGTGTGGGTTCCCTTTCCTTCACATTGTTCCACTCAAGTGCTGAAGACTCCCAAATCAGTACATGAAACGGTcagccatttccatttccataccAACAGGGCCgagttgcctaaggtcatataggctggatttgaactttgagaTCCTCTCACACCACCAACCGCcaagttgtttttttagtgaggcaattggggttgagtgacttgcccagggtcacacagctagtgttaagtgtctgaggccagatttgaactcagttactcctgactccagggctagtgctctacccactgtgccacctaactgcccccaagttATTTCAAATTCAGCAAGTTCAAAACATCTCTTCCAAGTGGTGTAAATTTTAATGGAAGGCGGGACCCCAACTTCTCATACTAAATCCCACATTCAGGGTTTCACTTTTCACCCAGGTCAGTTTCCCAGGTGTCTTGGCCCATCCTCCACAATGCTGACAATGACGGTGGAGTAGTAGAAACCCCAGTGGCTTCCATTGCCAGCCAGCCCCAATGTTATCTCCACTCAGTCCACTTCCCTGCCCACCCAGGGTAACCTTTGACCTGTAGAACTTGTGGCTTAATCCAAAAAGGAACACACAGTGGGGCACTTCTTTCCCAATTCcccccctcccaaactaccttccAATTCCTCCCCCTTTAAATGCAGAGTTGCAAACTTTTCATACCCTACATCTGGGGGGCAATCTAAAGATGGGATGCAGGGACCAACAACACCTAGAGGTATTGACCTTTGCTTAACAGGCTAGATTCTCAGAACCCAGAATACAGAGTATTTTCATAATCAAGAGGTTTGGGGATATAGGAGTTGGAGAGTTGATGGCCATGGGCTGTTTCTAATGAATTAAGGGGTGcctgaggaaaaggagaaatgatgTGGGAGACCTGTGAACAGTGTTTGTGAAGAACACACAAGGAAAGGACGTAATGTTGTAGGGAAAGCTGTTCATATCCTGTTTTTTAGAGTGAGGGTTTCTTGGCTGCTTGGTAAAGGATAGGGGTCAGCAGGGTAGTAAAGTGGACCCAAACTTAAGAAGGACTCCAGAGTACCCAACTATACTACTTGAAaatagaattcaaagaaatacaaGTCCAAACACACACAGGTCAGCTTCCTGGAAGTTAAAGTAGGACCAGAGTAGGTGAAGGGAAAGACTCTAGAAGAGGCTTGTCTGTTGTCTTTAGATGAGGTTGGGGGCAGGGACAAGGATTCCAGGTTAGGAAGCAGACAAAGATCAGGGATACCGAGGCAAACGTATGGTGAAATAACTAGGGCTTGCTAAGACCCGTCAGTGAAAAGGCAAAAATCTTAATGTGGGCAACAATGGGCCCTAAATGGCTTTTAACCAAAATATGCTTTTAAAGATTCAAcgttttatttattaagcacccaggCCGTGGGTACAATGCAGTATAGAGACTAAGCTCTGTCCTTGAAGATATTCGAGCACCACAGgacctccccctcccaccccctttccaAGGTGGGATGGAGCCACAGCTCTAATCTAGGCCCTAAGTTCCCATGGTCCACTTAACCCCAAGGAGGGGAAACCATTCTTCCTAGAGGCAGGCAGACATCCCACCTTAGGACagtcatccttccttcctcagttAAGGACATGCCTAAAAGCACTGAATGTCCTTCCAAGCCCTGCTTGCTGTGGGGGTGCCCCAGAGGGCTCTCTCCCCCGATGGAAGCCCTGGCAcgagggaacagaaggaggagCCAGAAGTCCAGTTGCCGTAGAGGATAGACTTTATTGGACTCACACCAGCAGCCCGTGTTTCTTCAGCAcctttgtatatttgtgtattttgCCTTCCACGTTCTTCTCAGCTTGCTTGCGCAGTTTCTGTGGGAGAAAACACAAACTGTGATTGTGGGTCCAGGAACCAGGCAACTGAGACCCTCCTTCGCCCTGTGGCATCAGCTGAGCCATGTGGCTTTGTCGGCAGGACCCTGGAGGTATCCGAAGACCATCGTGAGAATAAACATCATCTGCCAGgtgttccctcccccactcctttcccagAACCTAGAGCTCACCGtgagcttctttttctttctataatggATCTTcgctttctccttcctcttctcttccaaagTAGCAGTCACTGCCTGATACTTCCAGCCGACCTCGTGGGCCAGGCGCCCCAGATAAGCAAACTGGTGTGGGGAATAGATTAAAAAGTTAAATCAAGgaccccctttctttccttccaccaAAAACCAAGAAACAGGGTGCCGGTAATACTTCAGCATCCCTGGTTCTGAGATGAGCTCCAAGAAGTTAAGTTTCTTCCTGGACTTGAACACTTGACACTATATCCCCGACCCCAACTCCCTTATTTGCACTCACCTTTCTAGTTGGCTTCAGTCTGACAACTTTGAGAGCAGCTGGGACAACCATTCGTTTCCGCTGCAAGGAGGAAGGAACCAATCAGTGGGTGTTGGCAGAACACAAGGAATGCTGGGAGAGATGAGACATGGAATGCCAGTGCTCTATTGAGGGCACAAGAGCAACGTGGAGAAGCCCACCTCCCACCTTAGAGCCAGTCTGGCAAATGGCGTCTCAGATAACAATGCTTTTCTCAGGGAAATATCAAACAATGTAGGTAAAACAGACATCACTGACGCCAAAGCCAGGACTCCTTCCCTTCGGGATGAGCTCACCTTGTCATAGGGTGGGGGAATGCCATCAAACACCTTAAGGCGTTCCAAGGCAGCCTGACCACGCTTGGTCTTGTGGGGAAGCATCCCTAGGAACAAACAAACAGTTTATGGTGAGAAGCTGAGCCTAGAAATCCCATCCTCAGAACAGGCCCCCCTCAGAGCTCAGATGGAGGTGCATGGATCTTTTCATCTCATGGTCGCAAAACTCGAAATGGGATAAACTTCGGCATCATCACAGTCTCAGCGTGCCCGGCCCCAATCCCACCGGCGGCAGGTTCGGAGACTGGTCCTCACCTCTAACGGTCCTCCAGAAAATGCGGCTGGGGGCTCTGAAGTGGTAAGGGCCTCTCGAAGGGTTTGTGTTCATTCGCTTCCGGAGGAAAGCCAGGTatttcactgggggagggaggaaaagccTTTTCCAAAAATCCATCTCCACTTTCTGGGGAgtcttctttccccacccccacccccacgcgAACCTCTGGCatcagctgagccttgaaggcagaATCAACACTGACCCCATGGGGGGCCTCTGCAGACCATCGTGAGAAAGGACATCACCTGCCAGGAGCCGCCCCGACCCCCCCACCGCGCCCCCCGACTCACGCTTGTTCCGGTAGAAGTTTCCCGAGATGTTGATGCCTTCGCAGCGAACCACGACCACCTTCCGCCCTGCGCGTGGGAGAAGGGGCTGGGTCAGTGGcacaggggctgggggagggtcccccgcggggagggggagggccgGGGCCAGGCCTCAGAGCGGTGCATGGTTTGGTCTCATGGTCGCGAGACTCGAACGAAAGATGGTGAATGTTCCTCATCCCCGGCCTCGCCGCGCCCGGGCCCCCTGCCTCCCATCCCGGGCCCACGCGGGGCGCCGCCCGCACTTACCCAGGAGGACTTGTTTGGCCACGATGGCCGCCAAGCGGCCCAGGAGATGACCCCGCCCGTCGATCACCAGGACCTGGCGGGGCAGAAAAAGACGCGGGGGTCAAGGCTGGCCCAGAACCCCGCGCCCACGTGACCCTTCCCCGGCCGGAGCCTCGGCCTGGCCGGGGCGAGCCGGTCCCTTAGGAGCGCGGAACCCACAGCTCAACCCCTccgtgcccccccaccccccatggctGGGCGGCCCGGATGCCGCTCGCCGAGGCTTCTCGGGGAGTCTGGGCCCAACGCTGAAGTCAGAGCACTCACCTGCCCGTCCGCCATGGCCGACGCCGTCCGGAAAAAGAAGGAGCGCTTCCACCCCGGGGCCTCCTTATCCACCTCGCAGGGGCGCCGGAAGTGACGCGCAGCCGCCGCGGCTCCCTATAGGTCGAGGAgcgcctccctcctcccccagggaTGGAGAAGGGCTGCGGCGCAGGCGCGGCTGCCCGATGAGGTCGCACGCTGGCCTCTGAAGTTCGGCGCAGGCGTAAAGGCGGACGCTTCCTGGTGAAGCTGAGATCGTGCGTCTCGGGAGGGAGGCGGGGCTCCTGAATTATTCACGTGGTCCTGCTGCAGGAGCCTTGCCGGCCTCCATGTCTGTGCGGGGCTCCTTGCGAGCGTGCTGCTGCCATCTTTGTGAGGGGCGATCCGCCCCATGTGCACGCCCTCGCCGGGCCGCCTGTGAGAGGCTGCAGGGCCACGGGGCGCCCGCCGATGGCGTTCAGACCCGGCCTTCCCGCCCCAGCCCCTCAGCCCGGCGTCCAAAGCCGCCTACCGGTTGACCCAGGCGGAACAGGCTCCGGTTGCTTAGTTACTAGCCGTGGACCGTGAGCGTGGCCtcagttccccctcccccccctgccAGGGATGGTTGGCTCTCTAGACTCTCTTCCAGGCCTTTCGTGGGGACCTGGTCACGCAGCGTCTGCCAGAGACCCACAGAgacggggagctcactacctgCCCTTGCAGGCCGCCCATTTCACCCGTGGACGAAGCCCAGGGACgctgcaggggggagggggggtcgcTGGGGAGCCCTTTTCTCTGGCCCTGGCAAGCCTTCATCTCCTCAGAGAGCGGGAAGCCCCGGCCttctctgccccccacccaaCACCcccaaccaacccccccccagCTCTTCCTGTGTGATCAGGGCCCAGGCCGGTAACCCTGAGGCCAGCCAGGGCACCTCTTCCTTTGACCCGGCTCTGTCCACAGATTCCACCGACAAAAGCTATTAGAAAATGTTTTATGTACATCTTTGGAGCTTTGTACAGGGTGGGGGGCCGGCAGGGGACCCCTTtcaggagagagaaggggcagcGCCCCTCTTGGAGAGGACACCTCAGGCCCCTGCAAGAGAGTGGTCACTCGGGCTTgttgaagaggggaaagagggcgGTCTTAAGCTGGGCTGCTTGTGGGAGGCTTCCTGCAGGAAGTGGCCCCAGCTCCTGGGCTTGGCCTTCAAGGCTCTCCAGACATCCTCCTCTTCTTTCAAAGCACCATCAACTGCATATCCTGGGGGACAGAGTCTGGGGGGCCCTAGCCACGACCCCCAGGCATGGAGTAAGCTGCTGTTTGTGTACATAGGAGAGGGGGGCACGCACCATCCCACCGGAATT
This window contains:
- the RPL13A gene encoding 60S ribosomal protein L13a, yielding MADGQVLVIDGRGHLLGRLAAIVAKQVLLGRKVVVVRCEGINISGNFYRNKLKYLAFLRKRMNTNPSRGPYHFRAPSRIFWRTVRGMLPHKTKRGQAALERLKVFDGIPPPYDKRKRMVVPAALKVVRLKPTRKFAYLGRLAHEVGWKYQAVTATLEEKRKEKAKIHYRKKKKLTKLRKQAEKNVEGKIHKYTKVLKKHGLLV